One segment of Paenibacillus sp. FSL R7-0337 DNA contains the following:
- a CDS encoding ATP-binding protein, translated as MNFWRSLVGKLWITIIFLVAVVLITLGLFLLPYIDSNFTNSGAIKRLFMYTCMIGFSLTTFFALFLFTKITQPMQQVIEAANDIRRGEYGTRLTLVTSDEIGQLATSFNHMAEELEENIRSLNNEKGHLSSVLRSMSDAVITFDIEGRIILTNPHGQTLLETWSDLTWEEEEDNGLVPKASSSNEVPPPLRPLFFSTLEDGGDQRSNVHVRQGVWSVHMAPLYSEDHLRGAVAVLRDVTEEVRLEKMRRDFVANVSHEIRTPLSMMQGYSEALLDGMASSPEESSELVQVIHDESLRMGRLVKDLLDLARMEAGHTDMLKAQVDVGELLERVYRKFSVRAKERDIMLELKRPEQELLLGAADEDKLEQVLTNLLDNAFRHTPADRKISILAGTVVLEGRSLVEIAIRDQGAGINPEDLPFIFERFYKADKARLRGESGGTGLGLAIVKNIVESHHGSIYASSKLGEGTTFTLRLPVEKQ; from the coding sequence GTGAACTTCTGGAGAAGTCTTGTCGGTAAGCTGTGGATCACGATCATCTTTCTGGTTGCTGTCGTGCTCATTACACTCGGGCTGTTCCTGCTGCCTTACATCGACAGTAATTTCACCAATTCCGGGGCAATCAAGCGCTTGTTCATGTATACGTGCATGATCGGATTCTCTCTGACCACATTCTTTGCCCTATTCCTGTTCACGAAGATCACTCAGCCGATGCAGCAGGTTATTGAAGCAGCGAATGATATCCGCCGCGGCGAATATGGAACAAGACTGACCCTGGTCACGAGCGATGAGATCGGCCAGCTTGCCACATCGTTTAACCACATGGCGGAAGAGCTGGAAGAGAATATACGCAGTCTGAATAATGAAAAAGGGCATTTATCCAGCGTCCTGCGCAGCATGAGCGATGCGGTGATCACCTTCGATATCGAAGGCCGGATCATCCTCACCAATCCGCATGGGCAGACCCTCCTCGAAACCTGGAGTGATCTTACCTGGGAGGAAGAAGAGGATAACGGACTTGTTCCGAAGGCCTCTTCTTCCAATGAAGTGCCGCCGCCGCTGCGTCCACTATTCTTCAGCACCCTTGAGGACGGGGGCGATCAGCGCTCCAATGTTCATGTCCGGCAGGGGGTATGGTCGGTGCACATGGCACCGCTATATTCCGAAGATCATCTGCGCGGAGCCGTTGCCGTTCTGCGTGATGTGACGGAGGAGGTGCGTCTGGAGAAGATGCGGCGAGATTTCGTAGCCAATGTATCTCATGAGATCCGCACCCCGCTCTCGATGATGCAGGGCTACAGTGAGGCTTTGCTGGACGGAATGGCCTCCTCACCGGAGGAGAGCAGCGAGCTGGTTCAGGTTATTCATGATGAATCCTTGCGTATGGGCCGTCTGGTGAAGGATCTGCTGGACCTGGCACGCATGGAAGCTGGGCATACGGATATGCTTAAGGCTCAGGTCGATGTGGGAGAATTGCTGGAGCGGGTATACCGCAAATTCTCCGTCAGAGCCAAGGAACGAGATATTATGCTTGAACTGAAGCGGCCCGAGCAAGAGCTGCTGCTGGGGGCTGCCGATGAAGATAAGCTGGAGCAGGTACTGACCAATCTGCTGGATAATGCCTTCCGCCACACTCCGGCTGACCGGAAAATCTCCATTCTGGCAGGCACGGTAGTGCTGGAAGGCAGAAGTCTGGTGGAGATCGCGATCAGAGACCAGGGGGCCGGAATCAATCCCGAGGATCTGCCGTTTATCTTCGAACGCTTCTACAAAGCGGATAAAGCCCGCCTGCGTGGAGAATCGGGCGGTACGGGACTAGGGCTGGCGATCGTGAAGAATATCGTCGAATCGCATCACGGCAGCATTTATGCCTCCAGCAAGCTAGGAGAAGGCACCACATTTACCCTGCGGCTTCCTGTCGAAAAACAGTAA
- a CDS encoding response regulator transcription factor codes for MADHLNRILVVDDEERIRRLLKMYLEKEGYEIDEAEDGEIALRKATANDYGLILLDVMLPGIDGIEVLTRLRGVKSTPVLMLTAKGEEINRVQGFEMGADDYVVKPFSPREVIYRVKAIMRRSSATAFLSKESNSSNNIVFPFLIIEHDAHRVSAGGQEVSLTPKEYELLHYLAISPDKVFSREELLKDVWNYEFFGDLRTVDTHVKRLREKLNKVSPESAAMITTVWGVGYKLEVPK; via the coding sequence ATGGCTGATCACTTGAATAGAATTCTGGTGGTGGATGACGAAGAACGCATCCGCCGCCTGCTCAAAATGTATCTTGAAAAAGAAGGCTATGAGATTGATGAGGCAGAGGACGGGGAAATTGCCCTGCGCAAAGCAACCGCTAATGACTACGGCCTGATCCTGCTGGATGTGATGTTGCCGGGAATCGACGGCATTGAAGTGCTGACCAGACTCAGAGGAGTGAAGTCCACACCGGTCTTAATGCTTACCGCTAAGGGTGAGGAGATCAACCGGGTGCAGGGCTTTGAGATGGGGGCAGACGATTATGTCGTCAAGCCATTCAGTCCGCGCGAAGTAATCTACCGGGTCAAGGCGATTATGCGCCGTTCCTCTGCGACAGCATTTCTGTCTAAAGAGAGCAATTCGAGCAACAATATCGTGTTCCCGTTCCTGATTATTGAGCATGATGCACACCGTGTAAGCGCAGGCGGCCAAGAGGTAAGTCTGACACCCAAGGAATACGAGTTGCTGCATTATCTGGCGATCTCACCGGACAAGGTATTCTCGCGTGAGGAGCTGCTGAAGGATGTATGGAATTACGAGTTCTTCGGGGATCTGCGCACCGTGGATACCCATGTCAAGCGTCTGCGTGAAAAACTGAATAAGGTATCCCCGGAATCGGCAGCGATGATTACAACGGTATGGGGAGTAGGCTATAAGCTTGAGGTGCCTAAATAA
- the ccsA gene encoding cytochrome c biogenesis protein CcsA, whose amino-acid sequence MSLLDFSSDVFIAAFFLYSGAFMLFTIAIMGRKWSGRKPEEHTARWGRVAFITSSLGLLCHLAYFITRWMGAGHIPVSNMYEFMTFLSMMVMVAFTVIFAIYRKIILGVFAVPISIVVMAYAAVFPQEVQPLIPSLKSIYLNIHVTLAALGESFFAVGFAAGLMYLLRTVKFDSKERSDRKQQRLIEFTLFSIIVIIGFLGSVFAFRGAGYESVFVRSNVTIDSPGQEDSTIEKVSYKMPPIVAPYHSEIESFQPFLGLQKPLFQAPSWMNGVNAGRKFNTVIWSLLSGLLLYGLLRLAVRKPLGKALHPVLDGIDENDLDEITYRAIAIGFPIFTLGALIFAMIWAEVAWGRFWGWDPKEVWALVTWLFYSAYLHLRLARGWQGRKSAWLAVLGFLIVMFTLVGVNLVIAGLHSYAGTD is encoded by the coding sequence ATGAGCTTGCTCGATTTCAGCAGTGACGTCTTTATAGCCGCATTCTTCTTATACAGCGGTGCCTTCATGTTGTTCACCATTGCCATTATGGGCCGCAAATGGTCAGGCAGGAAGCCGGAGGAGCATACGGCACGGTGGGGCAGGGTTGCTTTTATCACCTCTTCACTCGGGCTGCTCTGCCATCTGGCCTACTTCATTACCCGCTGGATGGGGGCCGGTCATATTCCGGTCAGCAATATGTATGAGTTCATGACCTTCCTATCGATGATGGTGATGGTTGCCTTTACGGTGATCTTCGCCATCTACCGCAAGATCATTCTTGGGGTATTTGCGGTTCCGATCTCCATTGTTGTGATGGCCTATGCAGCGGTATTTCCGCAGGAAGTACAGCCGCTCATTCCTTCGCTGAAATCGATCTATCTGAATATTCATGTCACACTTGCTGCGCTTGGGGAGTCCTTCTTCGCGGTAGGCTTTGCCGCCGGGCTGATGTATCTGCTGCGGACAGTGAAATTTGACAGCAAGGAACGGAGTGACCGTAAGCAACAGCGGCTGATCGAATTTACTCTGTTCTCGATCATTGTTATAATTGGGTTTCTTGGATCTGTATTTGCCTTCCGCGGTGCGGGCTATGAATCTGTTTTTGTCCGTTCGAACGTTACGATTGACAGCCCCGGGCAGGAAGATAGTACAATAGAGAAAGTGAGTTATAAAATGCCGCCGATTGTGGCACCGTACCATAGCGAAATTGAGAGCTTCCAGCCGTTTCTTGGGCTTCAGAAGCCTTTGTTTCAAGCACCTTCCTGGATGAATGGCGTCAATGCAGGACGCAAGTTCAACACCGTGATCTGGTCACTGCTGTCCGGACTGCTCTTGTATGGACTTCTTCGGCTGGCCGTGCGTAAGCCGCTTGGGAAGGCCCTACATCCGGTGCTTGATGGAATCGACGAGAATGATCTGGATGAGATTACCTACAGGGCAATCGCCATCGGGTTCCCGATTTTCACACTGGGGGCTTTGATTTTTGCAATGATATGGGCCGAGGTGGCATGGGGCAGATTCTGGGGATGGGACCCCAAGGAAGTCTGGGCACTCGTCACCTGGCTGTTCTACAGTGCTTATCTCCATTTGCGGCTGGCCCGCGGATGGCAGGGACGCAAATCCGCTTGGCTCGCTGTACTCGGCTTTCTAATCGTAATGTTTACCCTGGTCGGCGTTAACCTGGTTATTGCCGGACTTCATTCATACGCGGGAACAGACTGA
- a CDS encoding cytochrome c biogenesis protein ResB, giving the protein MSKHEPLISNTKCECGHQNPVGTVLCEACGKPQDEKEENASGNLEMRYDGVARRSERVSPGVIDKVWNFFSSVKIAIYLIVLTLLGAMLGTIFPQESTFLNIDASTYYEQTYGSAGNIYYRLGLSHTYESWWFVTLLVMIGASLVICSLDRVLPLYKALTRQKIRKHRQFLTRQKLTLNTEVEGEPEEWVARIVQPLQKKGYRVRTEGGALLAEKHRFSRWGPYVIHIGLIIFLLAVLARGLPGLNMDQHLAFPQGEAVRIPDTSMYLKNEKFTVEFYSEEEMPEEFRGKKVLPKLYETKAVLYECTADCSDPSKEPQLAEVARHDIQVNSPLSYQGMKAYQFDYDLTPVLRSVQPDLVNASTGESYGKFRLDMKNPQRSFKAGLYTLELKEKYMDFGLNEEGRPVSTSPYPNAPAFLFLIRGPDLPAEGQQYFYFPKQVDKERFQQAAINDKLGGGTRFLELEVGSMTDVDFSESTTYLNIRVDRAMPFVWVGAGIVMLGLILGFYWQHRRIWLIVEGGQLVLGGHTNKNWFGFRRELVSILEQIDMTVDDKSLDNGGGMA; this is encoded by the coding sequence ATGAGTAAGCATGAGCCGCTGATCAGCAACACCAAATGCGAATGCGGTCATCAGAATCCGGTAGGAACGGTTCTCTGTGAAGCCTGCGGCAAGCCGCAGGATGAGAAGGAAGAGAACGCCTCGGGGAATCTGGAGATGCGCTACGATGGGGTGGCCCGCCGTTCGGAGCGGGTAAGTCCGGGAGTGATCGATAAGGTCTGGAACTTTTTTTCCTCAGTCAAAATCGCCATCTACCTGATTGTATTGACGCTGCTGGGTGCGATGCTCGGTACGATTTTTCCGCAAGAAAGCACCTTTCTGAATATTGATGCTTCAACCTATTATGAACAAACGTATGGATCAGCCGGGAATATATATTATAGACTCGGCCTTTCGCATACCTATGAATCCTGGTGGTTCGTGACGCTGCTGGTCATGATCGGAGCTTCTCTGGTTATCTGCAGCCTGGACCGCGTGCTTCCGCTCTACAAGGCGCTAACCCGGCAGAAGATCCGCAAGCACCGCCAATTCCTTACCCGTCAAAAGCTTACGCTGAATACAGAGGTGGAAGGGGAGCCGGAGGAATGGGTGGCACGGATCGTTCAGCCGCTTCAGAAGAAAGGATACCGCGTGCGGACGGAGGGCGGCGCATTACTGGCCGAGAAACACCGTTTCAGCCGCTGGGGTCCTTATGTAATACATATCGGCCTGATTATATTTTTACTTGCTGTGCTTGCCAGGGGACTACCGGGTCTGAATATGGATCAGCATCTTGCCTTCCCGCAGGGAGAGGCAGTACGGATACCGGACACCAGCATGTACCTGAAGAATGAGAAGTTCACAGTAGAATTCTATAGTGAAGAAGAGATGCCCGAGGAATTCCGGGGCAAGAAGGTTCTCCCTAAGCTTTACGAGACTAAGGCGGTTCTATATGAATGTACGGCGGACTGCAGCGATCCCTCCAAGGAGCCTCAGCTTGCGGAAGTTGCCCGGCACGACATTCAGGTAAATTCTCCGCTGAGCTACCAAGGAATGAAAGCGTATCAGTTTGACTATGATCTTACGCCTGTGCTGCGTTCCGTGCAGCCTGATCTCGTCAATGCTTCAACCGGTGAGAGCTACGGCAAGTTCAGACTGGATATGAAGAATCCGCAGCGCAGCTTCAAGGCGGGACTCTACACCCTTGAGCTGAAGGAGAAGTATATGGATTTCGGATTGAATGAGGAAGGCCGTCCGGTCTCTACCTCCCCTTATCCGAACGCTCCGGCGTTTCTCTTCCTGATCCGTGGTCCGGATCTGCCGGCAGAGGGGCAGCAATATTTCTATTTCCCGAAGCAGGTGGACAAGGAGCGCTTCCAGCAGGCGGCCATCAACGATAAGCTTGGAGGCGGCACACGGTTTCTGGAACTTGAGGTGGGGAGTATGACGGATGTGGATTTCTCGGAATCCACCACCTATCTTAATATCCGTGTGGACCGGGCAATGCCGTTCGTCTGGGTGGGTGCGGGTATTGTCATGCTGGGGCTGATACTCGGCTTCTATTGGCAGCATAGACGCATCTGGCTGATCGTTGAGGGCGGACAGCTGGTGCTTGGAGGCCATACGAACAAGAACTGGTTCGGCTTCCGCCGTGAGCTCGTTTCTATTCTGGAGCAGATAGACATGACAGTCGATGACAAATCATTGGACAACGGAGGAGGCATGGCATGA
- the resA gene encoding thiol-disulfide oxidoreductase ResA, which yields MGKARKPIQIVILLLIVLLGAYAISSSVFGGDGKPQEGGKAPNFELLGLDGATHTLEEFRGKSVVLNFWGSWCAPCVKEMPALQAQWEKWKDQGVVVLGVNVGEDQMTVDNFVKLVDIDFPVVMDKGRDAVRSYGVSPLPTTFFINTKGRVDSIHIGQLDLSSLDEQIGKLVEP from the coding sequence ATGGGCAAAGCCAGGAAGCCAATCCAAATCGTGATACTATTACTAATCGTTCTGCTTGGGGCTTATGCCATCAGCTCCTCTGTGTTCGGGGGAGACGGCAAGCCTCAAGAAGGCGGGAAAGCGCCTAATTTTGAATTGCTTGGGCTGGACGGTGCGACCCATACGCTGGAGGAATTCAGAGGGAAGTCGGTTGTACTGAACTTTTGGGGCTCCTGGTGCGCACCATGCGTGAAGGAAATGCCTGCCCTCCAGGCGCAGTGGGAGAAATGGAAGGACCAGGGTGTTGTAGTCTTAGGCGTGAATGTGGGCGAGGATCAGATGACGGTGGACAATTTCGTGAAGCTCGTGGATATTGATTTTCCGGTTGTGATGGATAAGGGACGTGATGCGGTCCGCAGCTATGGGGTCTCCCCGCTGCCTACCACCTTCTTCATTAATACAAAGGGCAGGGTGGACAGCATTCATATCGGCCAGCTGGATCTGAGCTCGCTTGACGAGCAAATCGGGAAGCTGGTGGAACCATGA
- a CDS encoding pseudouridine synthase gives MERLQKILAQAGVASRRKCEEMILAGKVEVNGELVTTLGTKVDPATDIIKVSGRLIRGENKIYIMFNKPKGVITSASDDKGRKVVTDYLKGITERVYPVGRLDYDTEGLLLLTNDGEFANLLTHPKHHVPKTYLATVKGVPHGTALDKLKAGIKLEDGMTAPAEVEYKDIDEANKEAVISITIHEGRNRQVRRMFEAVSHPVIRLKRISFGDIMLQNLKRGSYRHLTKDEINHLQQIAKAGMLRDNQTRKDT, from the coding sequence ATGGAAAGATTACAGAAAATATTGGCGCAAGCAGGTGTTGCGTCCAGACGCAAATGTGAAGAAATGATTTTGGCCGGTAAAGTGGAAGTCAACGGGGAACTCGTAACTACGCTTGGCACGAAGGTGGACCCCGCAACTGATATTATTAAAGTCTCGGGCAGACTGATCCGGGGCGAGAATAAAATCTATATTATGTTCAACAAGCCCAAAGGTGTAATTACAAGCGCCTCGGATGACAAGGGCCGCAAGGTAGTAACGGATTACCTGAAAGGAATTACAGAGCGTGTATACCCTGTAGGCCGCTTGGACTACGATACCGAAGGGCTGCTGCTGCTGACGAATGACGGTGAGTTTGCCAACCTGCTCACGCATCCGAAGCATCATGTGCCGAAGACGTATCTGGCCACGGTCAAGGGTGTGCCGCACGGCACAGCGCTGGACAAGCTGAAGGCTGGCATTAAGCTGGAGGACGGCATGACCGCTCCGGCGGAAGTCGAATACAAGGATATCGATGAAGCCAATAAGGAAGCGGTAATCAGCATCACCATCCATGAAGGCCGCAACCGCCAAGTCCGGCGGATGTTCGAGGCTGTGTCACATCCGGTTATCCGTCTGAAGCGCATTTCCTTCGGGGATATCATGCTCCAGAATCTCAAGCGCGGCTCTTACCGCCATTTGACCAAGGATGAGATCAATCATCTGCAGCAAATTGCCAAAGCGGGAATGCTTCGGGATAATCAGACACGCAAAGACACATAA
- a CDS encoding N-acetylmuramoyl-L-alanine amidase, translating into MEYKGFILHHSRCPSINGKGFDFWVGLNGSVYAAPLLTDPEHIHICLEGNYGEAKQLPQLPERQQQLFAAGKLILELSGRYEISPLTVESHSETCPGAFFPWNDLVIYASDGYH; encoded by the coding sequence GTGGAGTACAAAGGCTTTATTCTGCATCATTCCCGCTGTCCGTCTATTAACGGCAAAGGCTTTGACTTCTGGGTCGGGCTGAACGGCTCAGTCTATGCGGCGCCGCTGCTGACAGACCCGGAGCATATTCATATATGCCTTGAGGGCAACTATGGGGAGGCGAAGCAATTGCCCCAGTTGCCGGAGCGCCAGCAGCAGCTGTTCGCGGCGGGGAAGCTTATACTGGAGCTGTCCGGGCGCTATGAAATATCGCCGCTTACGGTGGAATCGCATAGCGAGACTTGCCCCGGCGCATTTTTTCCGTGGAATGATCTTGTGATTTATGCCTCTGATGGTTATCATTAA
- a CDS encoding helix-turn-helix domain-containing protein: MGHLTGTREKAAQEVLSGIKAAVVARKYGVTPSTVNQWVRDYREAHGEQDHPYPQEQVEELKRLVELEQKYEKAVKMLGEKELEIEILRELLKKPTPAYPKKSR; the protein is encoded by the coding sequence ATGGGACACTTAACAGGAACAAGAGAGAAGGCAGCGCAAGAGGTGTTATCTGGCATTAAGGCGGCGGTGGTTGCCCGAAAGTATGGGGTGACTCCGTCTACGGTGAATCAGTGGGTGAGGGATTACCGGGAAGCCCATGGGGAACAAGATCATCCGTACCCCCAGGAGCAGGTAGAGGAACTGAAGCGCCTGGTAGAGCTCGAGCAGAAATATGAGAAGGCCGTCAAGATGCTCGGTGAAAAGGAGTTAGAGATTGAGATTCTGCGTGAACTGCTAAAAAAGCCAACCCCTGCTTATCCGAAAAAATCGAGGTAG
- a CDS encoding IS3 family transposase, whose protein sequence is MFIKQGYSAALVLRLVGLAESTYYDRKKRKSQDTQAVPQGRGRPVPGYSLTESGAKISDEEIQEWLLELIAGEEHVYGYKLLAKCLWNQHRLKLNHKKSYRLCQALDILQPQRHKRFKHPRKLPENRVITGAGQLWQMDIKYGYVAGRDRHFFVLSIIDVFTRVIVGYHRGSSCEAKHACQTLGRAMEQHCAPGSARPVIRTDNGPQFVSHLFGDMCESWEMIHERIPPRTPDLNAFIESFHSNIDRDLFRKEAFDTFEEAYEAVDRYMDFYNNRRMHTSLRNMPPATFAEWVLTQEDRSRFFWPREKAK, encoded by the coding sequence ATGTTCATTAAGCAGGGATATTCCGCAGCGCTGGTACTACGTCTCGTGGGGCTAGCAGAGTCTACGTATTACGACCGTAAGAAACGCAAGTCACAGGATACACAGGCCGTACCCCAGGGGCGCGGAAGACCCGTACCCGGCTACTCCCTGACCGAGTCTGGAGCGAAGATTAGCGACGAGGAAATCCAGGAATGGCTGCTGGAATTAATCGCTGGAGAAGAGCACGTGTACGGATACAAACTGCTGGCCAAGTGCTTGTGGAACCAGCACCGTTTAAAGCTTAATCACAAGAAAAGCTACCGGCTGTGTCAGGCGCTGGATATCCTGCAGCCGCAGCGTCACAAGCGTTTTAAGCATCCCCGGAAGCTGCCGGAGAACCGGGTCATTACCGGAGCAGGCCAGCTCTGGCAGATGGACATTAAGTACGGGTACGTGGCGGGCCGCGACCGGCATTTCTTTGTCCTGAGCATTATCGATGTGTTTACCCGTGTCATCGTCGGCTACCACCGCGGATCGTCGTGTGAGGCCAAGCACGCCTGCCAGACGCTGGGACGCGCCATGGAGCAACACTGCGCCCCTGGCAGCGCACGCCCGGTGATCCGCACCGACAACGGCCCACAGTTCGTCAGCCACCTGTTTGGCGACATGTGTGAAAGCTGGGAAATGATCCATGAACGCATTCCGCCTCGAACGCCGGATTTAAACGCTTTTATTGAATCGTTCCACAGTAATATTGACCGGGATTTGTTCCGCAAAGAGGCATTCGACACGTTCGAAGAGGCCTATGAAGCGGTGGACCGGTACATGGACTTTTACAACAACCGCAGAATGCATACGAGCCTTCGGAACATGCCGCCAGCTACCTTTGCGGAGTGGGTCCTGACCCAAGAAGACCGCTCCCGCTTCTTCTGGCCGAGAGAAAAAGCGAAATAA
- a CDS encoding spore maturation protein, producing the protein MLQLISLISAWAIPVMVTFIPLYAFTRKVPVYESFVEGAKDGFGTAIAIIPHLVGMLVAISVFRASGALDFLMGFVSPLLKGLGIPSEVLPLGLLRPLTGTGSLAYTTDLIRVHGPDSLIGMIASTIQGSTDTTLYVLTVYFGAVGIRNGRYALKVGLFSDIVGFIAAITVCLLVFG; encoded by the coding sequence GTGTTACAACTGATCAGTCTGATCTCTGCCTGGGCGATCCCGGTCATGGTTACCTTTATTCCGCTGTATGCCTTCACGCGTAAGGTTCCGGTCTATGAATCTTTCGTGGAGGGTGCGAAGGACGGGTTCGGCACCGCCATTGCGATTATCCCCCATCTGGTGGGCATGCTGGTGGCCATCAGTGTGTTCCGCGCGTCTGGCGCGCTGGACTTCCTCATGGGCTTTGTAAGCCCTCTGCTGAAGGGGCTGGGTATTCCGTCAGAGGTGCTTCCGCTCGGTCTCCTGCGCCCGCTGACGGGCACTGGATCACTTGCCTATACTACAGACCTGATCCGCGTCCACGGCCCGGACTCCCTCATCGGTATGATTGCTTCTACTATACAGGGGAGCACTGACACCACGTTGTATGTGCTGACTGTGTATTTCGGCGCCGTAGGCATCCGCAACGGCCGCTATGCACTAAAGGTGGGCCTTTTCTCGGACATCGTCGGCTTTATTGCTGCGATTACTGTTTGTCTGCTGGTGTTCGGGTAA
- a CDS encoding nucleoside recognition domain-containing protein: MLNGIWLGMILIGFGFAAVNGRMNEFTAAVFDGAKSGVTVSFGLISVLVFWLGIMRIAEDADLLKKISRVLGPVVSFLFPDVPKGHPAIGYILSNMSANLLGLGNAATPMGIKAMQELQTLNPDKETATPAMCTLLALNTASITLIPATLIAIRLNYGSADPAAIVGTTLAATAVATLAAIAADRLFRRLTLLRRPPGPPPVLNTGTGPANGSGALPQSSVKG, encoded by the coding sequence ATGTTAAATGGAATCTGGCTGGGGATGATTCTGATCGGGTTTGGCTTTGCGGCAGTTAACGGAAGGATGAACGAGTTCACCGCCGCCGTATTCGATGGTGCGAAGAGCGGGGTGACCGTCAGCTTCGGGCTGATCAGTGTGCTGGTGTTCTGGCTGGGCATAATGCGGATTGCGGAGGATGCCGACCTGCTGAAGAAAATCTCCAGAGTGCTGGGTCCGGTAGTCTCCTTTCTGTTCCCGGATGTGCCCAAAGGGCACCCCGCCATCGGCTACATTCTCTCCAATATGAGCGCCAACCTGCTGGGTCTGGGGAATGCGGCCACTCCGATGGGCATTAAGGCGATGCAGGAGCTGCAGACACTGAACCCGGATAAGGAGACCGCAACGCCGGCCATGTGTACCCTGCTTGCGCTGAATACCGCCAGCATCACCCTGATTCCGGCGACCCTGATTGCGATCCGGCTGAATTACGGATCGGCGGACCCGGCGGCCATTGTCGGAACCACTCTGGCAGCGACGGCGGTGGCGACCCTGGCGGCGATTGCTGCGGACAGGCTGTTCCGCCGCCTGACTCTGCTCCGCCGGCCGCCCGGACCGCCGCCGGTCCTCAACACCGGGACAGGCCCGGCGAACGGGAGCGGGGCGCTCCCACAATCTTCGGTGAAGGGGTGA
- a CDS encoding D-alanyl-D-alanine carboxypeptidase family protein, whose amino-acid sequence MNMKTLTRKSMLSLLLCALLLALVPVSAVSAENRSITTHARAAALIDVTSGRILYSSRGDEPMLIASLTKIMTALVAIENSDIMSKVKVGKNAFAKEGSSLYLKLGEEMTLKDMLYGLMLRSGNDAATAIAEHVGGSEQGFVYLMNAKAQELNLKNTHFANPHGLDAEGHFSSANDLAVLTAYAMHNPVFKEIVATKEKAADNPYEKWDYKWSNKNKMLRLYEGADGVKTGYTKKALRCLVSSATRDGQQLVAVTLNDGNDWNDHASLLDFGFNHYPLKTLVERGEAVKGYSLVTGKAFAYPLGQGEEARLVNKLVLSADLQTSANGNAAGTGSAGAGSSVSTGAGRAGVNASGSEGDVNFGLRGVIILRLGDQEIGRVPVYTPGQLPPETSLYVKKYTAARASAYPAGNWLQAFGSALRALFHTGE is encoded by the coding sequence ATGAACATGAAGACATTAACCCGAAAATCTATGCTGTCCTTACTGTTGTGTGCACTGCTGCTTGCGCTGGTGCCGGTGTCTGCCGTTAGTGCAGAGAACCGTTCGATCACTACCCATGCCAGGGCGGCGGCGCTGATTGATGTGACATCCGGAAGAATACTGTACAGCAGCCGCGGGGATGAACCGATGCTGATTGCCAGTCTGACCAAAATTATGACCGCCCTTGTGGCGATAGAGAACAGCGATATCATGTCGAAGGTCAAGGTCGGCAAAAATGCTTTTGCCAAAGAGGGTTCCTCCCTGTACCTGAAGCTGGGCGAGGAAATGACGCTGAAGGATATGCTGTACGGGCTGATGCTGCGCTCCGGTAATGATGCGGCAACGGCAATCGCCGAGCATGTCGGCGGCTCGGAGCAAGGGTTTGTCTACCTGATGAACGCGAAGGCGCAGGAGCTGAATTTGAAAAATACGCATTTTGCCAATCCGCATGGATTAGATGCAGAAGGCCACTTTTCCAGCGCGAATGATCTGGCTGTATTGACCGCATATGCGATGCATAATCCGGTGTTCAAGGAGATCGTAGCCACCAAAGAGAAGGCAGCGGACAATCCTTATGAGAAATGGGACTATAAATGGAGCAACAAGAATAAGATGCTGCGCCTCTACGAAGGAGCGGATGGGGTCAAGACGGGGTATACCAAAAAAGCGCTGCGCTGCCTGGTAAGCTCCGCTACAAGGGACGGGCAGCAGCTCGTGGCTGTTACGCTGAACGACGGAAATGACTGGAACGACCATGCCTCGCTGCTGGACTTCGGCTTCAACCATTATCCTCTGAAGACGCTGGTCGAGCGGGGCGAGGCCGTCAAAGGCTACAGTCTGGTGACCGGCAAGGCCTTCGCCTATCCGCTTGGTCAGGGGGAGGAAGCTAGGCTCGTCAACAAGCTGGTGCTTAGTGCAGATCTGCAGACTTCTGCGAATGGCAATGCTGCGGGTACGGGGAGTGCAGGTGCTGGTTCCAGTGTAAGTACGGGTGCGGGCAGGGCAGGTGTAAATGCCAGCGGGAGTGAGGGCGATGTTAACTTCGGGCTCAGAGGTGTGATTATTTTACGGCTGGGAGATCAGGAGATCGGGCGGGTTCCGGTGTACACGCCTGGCCAGCTCCCGCCGGAGACCTCGCTGTATGTGAAAAAATATACCGCTGCGCGTGCCTCCGCCTACCCGGCGGGCAACTGGCTGCAGGCCTTCGGCAGTGCGCTGCGGGCGCTGTTTCACACGGGGGAATAG